One segment of Campylobacter concisus ATCC 51562 DNA contains the following:
- a CDS encoding ATP-binding protein, which produces MSISLKEKFELCQAYGETLETIGKAIGKGGGTVSGVINGKYASSKAELYETAIEAYLDRVLAANAEKKEAKTPKSEVWLSTAQEKIRDRIFKMNGSNLSFFELILGESGMGKTFLLEMTAHELDGVYVKARKSLSASAFMSLLLRAIGEKPSGNMDDKFEAFCEAITQSKTRLIIVDEADLFVKDNDLTFERKFELLREIYEYGKRNNLGIAVIAVGLGVLKKRIDKLGGYLQSRLTYSPEMVLSRDELIKIGQMNGIEGEIAEFLAEGDNARLYEKTSLNLALGYEAKVAANLVYQTRRA; this is translated from the coding sequence ATGAGTATCAGTTTAAAAGAAAAATTTGAGCTTTGCCAAGCTTACGGCGAAACGCTAGAAACGATAGGCAAAGCCATAGGCAAAGGCGGGGGAACGGTAAGCGGCGTCATAAACGGCAAATACGCTTCGTCTAAGGCCGAACTTTACGAGACGGCGATCGAGGCGTATTTGGATAGGGTCTTGGCGGCAAACGCCGAAAAAAAAGAGGCAAAGACGCCTAAAAGCGAAGTTTGGCTAAGCACGGCGCAAGAAAAGATTAGAGATAGGATTTTTAAAATGAACGGCTCTAATCTTAGTTTTTTCGAGCTAATTTTAGGCGAAAGCGGTATGGGAAAGACCTTTTTACTAGAAATGACGGCGCACGAGCTTGACGGAGTATACGTCAAAGCTCGCAAAAGCCTAAGCGCAAGCGCATTTATGAGCCTACTTTTACGGGCTATCGGCGAAAAACCGAGCGGAAACATGGACGATAAATTTGAAGCCTTTTGCGAGGCTATAACGCAGAGCAAAACAAGGCTAATAATCGTGGACGAAGCCGATTTGTTCGTAAAGGACAACGACTTAACGTTCGAGAGAAAATTTGAGCTTTTAAGGGAAATTTACGAGTACGGTAAACGAAATAACCTAGGTATAGCTGTGATAGCAGTAGGTCTTGGAGTGCTTAAAAAACGTATAGATAAGCTCGGCGGCTATTTACAAAGCAGGCTTACTTATTCTCCAGAGATGGTTTTAAGCAGGGACGAGCTCATAAAAATCGGTCAAATGAACGGAATAGAGGGAGAGATAGCGGAGTTTTTAGCCGAAGGTGACAATGCGAGGCTATATGAAAAAACGTCGCTAAATCTGGCTTTGGGATACGAAGCAAAAGTGGCAGCGAATCTAGTATATCAAACAAGGAGGGCGTAA